A single genomic interval of Prunus dulcis chromosome 5, ALMONDv2, whole genome shotgun sequence harbors:
- the LOC117627007 gene encoding dehydrogenase/reductase SDR family member FEY-like, whose amino-acid sequence MATTSSHPKEEVKKKKKEGLGWIEWARGWLYLVYEMLFQRITASHLQNPMPLPPVNDLTCIVTGSTSGIGREIARQLAEAGAHVVMAVRNTKAANELIQKWQNEWTGMGLPPNIEVMELDLLSLDSVVRFAEAWNARLGPLHVLINNAGIFSIGEPQKLSKDGYEEHLQVNHLAPALLSVLLLPSLIRGSPSRIINLNSVMHYVGFVDTEDMNVVSGKRKYTSLVGYSSSKLAQIMFSSVLHKRLPAESGITVACVSPGIVQTNVARDLPKIVQAAYRLIPYFIFSAQEGSRSALFAATDPQVPEYCELLKADDWPVCAFISQDCRPTNPSEEAHNVETSHEVWEKTFEMIGLPSDAVERLIEGEEVACRYGGHKG is encoded by the exons ATGGCAACGACGTCGTCTCATCCGAAAGAggaagtgaagaagaagaagaaggagggATTGGGATGGATAGAGTGGGCAAGGGGTTGGTTGTATCTGGTGTATGAGATGCTGTTCCAGAGAATCACGGCCAGCCACTTGCAAAACCCCATGCCTTTGCCTCCTGTCAACGATCTCACTTGCATTGTCACTGGATCCACCAGCGGTATCGGCCGCGAAATTGCCAG GCAGTTGGCGGAAGCTGGGGCGCATGTTGTGATGGCAGTGAGGAACACGAAGGCAGCTAATGAGTTGATCCAGAAGTGGCAGAATGAATGGACTGGAATgggccttcctcccaatattGAG GTAATGGAACTTGATTTGCTCTCCTTGGATTCTGTTGTGAGATTTGCTGAAGCGTGGAATGCACGCTTAGGACCTCTCCATGTTCTTATCAACAATGCTGGGATATTTTCAATTGGAG AGCCACAAAAACTTTCAAAAGATGGGTACGAAGAACACTTGCAAGTCAATCATCTTGCTCCAGCACTGCTCTCAGTTTTGCTATTGCCATCCCTTATCAGAGGCTCTCCAAGTCGAATTATTAATTTGAATTCCGTT ATGCATTATGTTGGCTTTGTTGACACAGAAGACATGAACGTCGTTTctgggaaaagaaaatatacaagCTTAGTGGGTTACTCAAGCAGCAAGCTGGCACAG ATTATGTTTAGTAGTGTTCTACATAAGCGGCTCCCTGCCGAATCTGGCATTACTGTAGCATGTGTTTCACCTGGAATTGTGCAGACTAATGTT GCAAGGGATCTTCCCAAAATTGTTCAAGCTGCTTATCGTCTAATACCCTATTTTATCTTTAGTGCTCAAGAAG GTTCCAGGAGTGCTCTATTTGCAGCCACTGATCCTCAGGTTCCTGAGTACTGTGAATTGTTGAAAGCGGATGACTGGCCAGTTTGTGCATTCATTTCTCAAGATTGCCGTCCAACGAATCCTTCTGAAGAAGCTCATAATGTTGAAACTTCTCACGAAGTGTGGGAGAAGACATTTGAGATGATTGGCCTTCCTTCGGATGCAGTGGAGAGGCTTATAGAAGGGGAAGAAGTTGCGTGCAGATATGGTGGTCATAAGGGGTAG
- the LOC117627005 gene encoding uncharacterized protein LOC117627005: MEVVVLPLPGSGSNNKSLCGLSSSAAAATSYFRRRRIVAITNSTINGSHSSSSAEAEEDIHIEEIRVCTNRTCRRQGSFQTLDTLTALAPSNVAVKSSGCLGRCGAGPNLVALPAATLVAHCGTTARAVEVLVALVLLSRRRGGGVSNSDGANANKNIETIANKSLEALALRNKARNELLHNNNFSQAEFFLSQAIELKPIGGIHIMYKDRSLARLALGNYSGALEDAAQALALNPLYPEAYICQGDAFLALNQFESAHNSYMASLEIDPSLRRSKSFKARIANLEKLTTGNMS; the protein is encoded by the exons atggaggtggtggtgttACCTCTACCTGGTTCCGGATCCAATAACAAGTCCCTCTGCGGCCTCTCCTCCtccgccgccgccgccacaTCATATTTTAGACGACGCCGTATTGTCGCCATCACCAATTCCACCATCAACGGTTCTCACTCTTCTTCATCAGCGGAGGCAGAGGAGGACATCCACATTGAGGAAATCAGGGTGTGCACCAACCGGACTTGCCGTAGACAAGGTTCCTTTCAAACCCTAGACACTCTCACCGCTCTCGCGCCCTCCAACGTCGCCGTCAAGTCTTCCGGCTGCTTGGGCCGCTGCGGCGCCGGCCCCAACCTCGTCGCGCTGCCTGCCGCCACTTTGGTCGCTCACTGCGGGACCACAGCTCGAGCCGTGGAGGTCCTCGTGGCACTAGTACTACTCAGCCGCCGACGAGGAGGAGGTGTTTCGAATTCGGACGGTGCTAATGCTAATAAGAACATTGAAACAATTGCAAACAAGAGTTTGGAAGCGCTTGCGTTGAGAAACAAGGCTCGGAATGAGCTTCTACACAACAACAATTTCTCCCAGGCTGaattcttcctctctcag GCTATAGAATTAAAACCAATTGGTGGTATCCATATTATGTATAAAGACAGGTCCCTTGCAAGACTGGCATTGGGCAATTATTCCGGGGCTCTTGAAGATGCTGCACAAGCTTTGGCTTTAAATCCTCTCTATCCTGAG GCTTACATTTGCCAAGGTGATGCATTCTTGGCTCTGAACCAATTTGAATCTGCTCATAACTCATATATGGCGTCTTTAGAGATAGATCCTTCTCTTCGACGTTCCAAATCTTTCAAG GCTCGGATTGCAAACCTTGAGAAACTCACCACTGGAAATATGTCTTAA
- the LOC117627004 gene encoding kinase-interacting family protein: MRTLEKPIIMSASIHSAPTPTPRRRSLSSSSSSNNSCTTTSTNPSTMKPKWLLSILADVEEKMKTLGCSRATAQQEIGDTFAERAEAYYKRRPQLLSLLRDLYNSYLTLSDRYIQTVAKTQHHRPPSSQISVIDNDYYDYDDQEEDDDAYTSHIDSDVESSLSYQQLPPTLLLAASVATQHDETMLFDLDSIVTEIVVKNVEYDILLDEANMTERRYKDASKKIELQKSLLEVLESERLILLNENAKLGYKVGALVEENKALASESLFIRRKAGELARCLLKTREDQRVCMLSRKIEDLQGQIYGLEKRNKDYYEQLVKRDQRSFQLVQEEEESCNINKSKINGNQVNLEVCFQIRKINRRLIKRGGNSNGSGKEIGVGKEKGGSSSSLWERVKNMDLFLCGRNQNST, encoded by the exons ATGAGGACACTGGAGAAACCAATAATAATGTCGGCTTCCATTCACTCAGCTCCAACTCCAACTCCAAGACGGAGGAGCTTAAGcagtagcagcagcagcaataaCAGTtgcaccaccacctccaccaacCCCTCCACCATGAAACCCAAATGGCTTTTGTCCATTCTTGCTG ATGTggaagagaagatgaagacgTTGGGATGTAGCAGAGCCACAGCTCAACAAGAGATTGGGGACACCTTCGCTGAACGTGCTGAAGCTTACTACAAAAGACGTCCTCAGCTGCTCTCCCTGCTTCGAGACTTGTACAATTCCTACCTCACCTTATCTGACCGTTACATTCAAACTGTCGCCAAGACTCAGCATCACCGTCCACCCTCTTCCCAAATCTCAGTAATAGATAATGACTACTATGACTATGACgaccaagaagaagatgatgatgctTACACAAGCCACATTGATTCGGACGTAGAGAGTTCCCTCTCCTATCAGCAATTGCCTCCAACATTACTACTCGCTGCTTCTGTTGCTACTCAACATGATGAGACCATGTTGTTTGATTTAGATTCCATCGTTACAGAGATTGTGGTGAAGAATGTCGAATATGATATCTTACTTGATGAGGCCAACATGACGGAGAGGCGATACAAGGATGCATCCAAGAAGATAGAGCTGCAGAAGAGCTTGCTAGAGGTGTTGGAGTCTGAGAGGCTCATCTTACTCAATGAGAATGCCAAGTTGGGGTATAAAGTGGGTGCCTTGGTGGAAGAGAACAAAGCCCTTGCGTCCGAGTCTCTCTTCATCAGGAGGAAGGCTGGCGAGCTAGCTCGCTGTTTGCTCAAGACGAGGGAAGACCAGAGGGTGTGCATGCTTAGCCGTAAAATCGAGGACCTTCAGGGACAGATTTATGGCTTGGAGAAGAGGAACAAGGACTACTATGAGCAACTTGTGAAGAGAGACCAACGATCCTTTCAACTtgtacaagaagaagaagagagttgCAACATCAACAAGAGCAAGATAAATGGTAATCAGGTGAATTTGGAGGTTTGCTTTCAGATACGGAAGATTAATCGGAGGCTGATAAAGAGAGGAGGTAATAGTAATGGTAGTGGGAAGGAGATTGGCGTCGGAAAGGAGAAGGGGGGTTCTTCTTCCAGTTTGTGGGAAAGGGTCAAGAACATGGATTTGTTTCTATGTGGACGTAATCAAAACTCTACGTAA